A single Pan troglodytes isolate AG18354 chromosome 19, NHGRI_mPanTro3-v2.0_pri, whole genome shotgun sequence DNA region contains:
- the KRT19 gene encoding keratin, type I cytoskeletal 19, with amino-acid sequence MTSYSYRQSSATSSFGGLGGGSVRFGPGVAFRAPSIHGGSGGRGVSVSSARFVSSSSSGGYGGGYGGVLTASDGLLAGNEKLTMQNLNDRLASYLDKVRALEAANGELEVKIRDWYQKQGPGPSRDYSHYYTTIQDLRDKILGATIENSRIVLQIDNARLAADDFRTKFETEQALRMSVEADINGLRRVLDELTLARTDLEMQIEGLKEELAYLKKNHEEEINTLRGQVGGQVSVEVDSAPGTDLAKILSDMRSQYEVMAEQNRKDAEAWFTSRTEELNREVAGHTEQLQMSRSEVTDLRRTLQGLEIELQSQLSMKAALEDTLAETEARFGAQLAHIQALISGIEAQLGDVRADSERQNQEYQRLMDIKSRLEQEIATYRSLLEGQEDHYNNLSASKVL; translated from the exons ATGACTTCCTACAGCTATCGCCAGTCGTCGGCCACGTCGTCCTTCGGAGGCCTGGGCGGCGGCTCCGTGCGTTTTGGGCCGGGGGTCGCCTTTCGCGCGCCCAGCATTCACGGGGGCTCCGGCGGCCGCGGCGTGTCCGTGTCCTCCGCCCGCTTTGTGTCCTCGTCCTCCTCGGGGGGCTACGGCGGCGGCTACGGCGGCGTCCTGACCGCGTCCGACGGGCTGCTGGCTGGCAACGAGAAGCTCACCATGCAGAACCTCAACGACCGCCTGGCCTCCTACCTGGACAAGGTGCGCGCCCTGGAGGCGGCCAACGGCGAGCTGGAGGTGAAGATCCGCGACTGGTACCAGAAGCAGGGGCCTGGGCCCTCCCGCGACTACAGCCACTACTACACGACCATCCAGGACCTGCGGGACAAG attcttGGTGCCACCATTGAGAACTCCAGGATTGTTCTGCAGATCGACAATGCCCGTCTGGCTGCAGATGACTTCCGAACCAA GTTTGAGACGGAACAGGCTCTGCGCATGAGCGTGGAGGCCGACATCAACGGCCTGCGCAGGGTGCTGGATGAGCTGACCCTGGCCAGGACCGACCTGGAGATGCAGATTGAAGGCCTGAAGGAAGAGCTGGCCTACCTGAAGAAGAACCATGAGGAG GAAATCAATACGCTGAGGGGCCAAGTGGGAGGCCAGGTCAGTGTGGAGGTGGATTCCGCTCCGGGCACCGATCTCGCCAAGATCCTGAGTGACATGCGAAGCCAATATGAGGTCATGGCCGAGCAGAACCGGAAGGATGCTGAAGCCTGGTTCACCAGCCGG ACTGAAGAATTGAACCGGGAGGTCGCTGGCCACACGGAGCAGCTCCAGATGAGCAGGTCCGAGGTTACTGACCTGCGGCGCACCCTTCAGGGTCTTGAGATTGAGCTGCAGTCACAGCTGAGCATG AAAGCTGCCTTGGAAGACACACTGGCAGAAACGGAGGCACGCTTTGGAGCCCAGCTGGCGCATATCCAGGCGCTGATCAGCGGTATTGAAGCCCAGCTGGGCGATGTGCGAGCTGATAGTGAGCGGCAGAATCAGGAGTACCAGCGGCTCATGGACATCAAGTCGCGGCTGGAGCAGGAGATTGCCACCTACCGCAGCCTGCTCGAGGGACAGGAAGATCACTACAACAATCTGTCCGCCTCCAAGGTCCTCTGA